A genomic window from Melopsittacus undulatus isolate bMelUnd1 chromosome 7, bMelUnd1.mat.Z, whole genome shotgun sequence includes:
- the CHRNA9 gene encoding neuronal acetylcholine receptor subunit alpha-9 — translation MKRNSLSSFNVFLWLLFTTVILQAVESAKGKYAHMLFNELFEDYSNALRPVEDTDKVLNVTLQITLSQIKDMDERNQILSAYLWIRQSWYDAYLKWDRDKYDGLDSIRIPSNLVWRPDIVLYNKADDDFSEPVNTNVVLRYDGKITWDAPAITKSSCVVDVSYFPFDSQQCNLTFGSWTYNGNQVDIINSLDSGDLSDFIEDVEWEIHGMPAVKNVITYGCCSEPYPDVTFTLILKRKSSFYIFNLLLPCILISFLAPLGFYLPADSGEKVSLGVTVLLALTVFQLMVAEIMPPSENVPLIGKYYIATMTMITASTALTIIIMNLHHCGSEAKPVPQWARVVILDYMSKIFFVYDVGENCTSPRREKEEEQKLEGDEGYQRGHTDVRSHLPSDIKEKPNGNFNKSYGTHGDINVRETVDCCSCYKMLIKNIEYIANCIRDHKANRAKGIEWKKVAKVMDRFFMWIFFIMVFFMSVLIIGKAA, via the exons atgaagagaaatagcCTGTCCTCCTTTAATGTGTTTCTGTGGTTGCTGTTCACAACAGTGATACTTCAAG CTGTAGAATCAGCCAAAGGAAAATACGCTCACATGCTGTTTAATGAACTCTTTGAAGACTACTCAAATGCTCTAAGACCAGTGGAAGACACAGATAAAGTACTGAATGTCACTCTTCAGATCACATTATCCCAAATTAAAGACATG GATGAAAGGAACCAAATTTTGTCGGCTTACCTATGGATTCGACAAAGCTGGTATGATGCATACCTCAAATGGGACAGAGATAAATATGATGGGCTGGATTCTATCAGGATACCAAGCAATTTGGTTTGGAGACCAGATATTGTCCTATATAACAA aGCTGATGATGACTTTTCAGAGCCTGTGAACACTAACGTTGTGTTGAGATATGATGGAAAAATCACTTGGGATGCACCTGCTATCACAAAGAGCTCATGTGTAGTGGATGtatcttattttccttttgatagCCAACAGTGCAACCTTACATTTGGGTCCTGGACCTATAATGGTAATCAGGTAGACATCATCAATTCTCTTGATAGTGGTGACCTCTCTGACTTCATAGAAGATGTGGAGTGGGAGATTCATGGTATGCCAGCAGTTAAGAATGTCATCACTTatggctgctgctctgagcctTACCCAGATGTAACCTTCACACTGATTTTGAAAAGGAAGTCTTCTTTCTACATATTTAATTTGTTGCTTCCTTGCATTTTGATCTCTTTCCTGGCTCCACTGGGATTCTATCTCCCTGCAGACTCTGGGGAAAAAGTGTCTCTGGGTGTTACAGTTCTTCTTGCTCTGACTGTCTTCCAGCTGATGGTTGCAGAGATCATGCCTCCCTCTGAAAATGTGCCTTTGATAG GAAAGTATTACATAGCAACTATGACCATGATAACAGCTTCCACTGCGCTGACAATCATTATAATGAATCTCCATCACTGTGGTTCAGAAGCAAAGCCTGTTCCACAATGGGCCAGGGTGGTTATTTTGGACTACATGTcaaaaatcttttttgtttatgATGTGGGTGAAAATTGCACAAGTccaagaagagagaaagaagaagaacaGAAGTTAGAGGGGGATGAAGGGTATCAGAGAGGGCACACAGACGTAAGGAGTCACCTTCCCAGCGATATCAAGGAGAAGCCCAATGGAAATTTCAATAAAAGCTATGGCACTCATGGTGACATTAATGTTAGGGAGACTGTTGATTGCTGTTCCTGTTACAAAATGCTGATTAAAAATATTGAGTATATTGCTAATTGTATTCGAGACCATAAAGCAAACCGGGCCAAAGGAATTGAGTGGAAAAAAGTtgcaaaagtgatggacaggttTTTCATGTGGATTTTCTTTATCATGGTGTTTTTTATGAGTGTGCTGATCATTGGAAAAGCAGCTTAA